In Vitis vinifera cultivar Pinot Noir 40024 chromosome 4, ASM3070453v1, the genomic window TATTAATTAGCTTTGATATCTTGGTTTTGTTATTTTGACTGGATTTGATACGCAGTCATCCGAGGACGATGGGCAAGGTGGGAGAAGGAAGAAAGGGATGAAGGAGAAGATAAAAGAGAGGATACCGGGCATGGGACGCAAGGACGAGCAGAAGCATACGAGCGCCACAAGTACGCCGGGGCAGGGGCAGCAACAGAAAGGAATGATGGAGAAGATCAAGGAGAAGCTGCCTGGGGGCCACTAGGTGTGTCTGGAAATGAAGGGGACGTGGTCTAATCGTTTGTAACTGAAACGAGAGTCTAGGTCCATAGGTCATAGGTGAATGGGTGATGCATAAGCGTTTGGTTATGAACCAGACGAGTCTAAATTGAGTTAATAAATTGCTGGACTGCTGCTATATGCAGCCCGGCATCTGCTTTCTGCTTTCTCAATGTAGTCCCTGTATGCCTGTCCTCTTCGTATATTAGTAGCTGAGTGCTTATTAATGCTACACTTATGttgtcatttttcataaactaGATTTTGTTTTGGTGTTACCACCCCCAATCTGACTTCATGCTTAAGCGCAAGTTTATCGTGCTTTAATTTGATCAAATCTTGATATATTCAGGTAACCCTGTACATGCTGCAATTCAGGTCTTGCAGAAACCACATGTTCACAACgaataataaatgtaaataaatgGCTACAGCAAGTAAGAGCATGTATTagaagagtaaaaaaaaaaaatggtgaaaacaGTACCCACGAAATATATACTACAacgtttaaaaaaattagggcGTCATGGAGATAAAAACTAGGCATCACAAAGACAAACAATCCGACAAAGTATGATTTCTATATATATGTTcaattcataaaattatataaaaatgaatatttgatagaaggaatattaattatataaaaaagaatatttgatgGTTTACCATTGAAtgctttctcatttttttcccctaaaGGGGCAGTTCTTCACACCTTCCCCTTCTTTTACCCACAAAAGCATCATCCCATCTAAGCAAGTTTTCCCTTATAGTGAAATGCAAAACCTATTGCTAATATACTAGTCTTGTTGCAAAACAGAAAATGATGGTCATTAATTTATTCTTCTTTACCATAACATACTAGTCTTGttacaaaatagaaaaagatggtcattaatttattcttttttacaCTAGAAACATCTATTTGACATGTTTCATCCCCTTCTTTTCGATTCGTCAGTAATTAAAACTCTATTCCAAGACACttgccaaacaaaaaaaacctaCTCTCATCGGAATCCAAGACCTCCAAATAATGCACCAAGTGTAAGGATCACTAGACTTGTGTAGGAACAGTGAGTCACTTTCTCTCTAGCTCAAAGTATCCTTCACATCTCTTCTAACAGCCAAAGAATGAAGTTTCCAATAAAAAGACTCCACCTCtcccatctcc contains:
- the LOC100232959 gene encoding dehydrin (The RefSeq protein has 2 substitutions, 1 non-frameshifting indel compared to this genomic sequence), with protein sequence MAYQQDPCANPTHQTGKTGGQTDQYGNPVHQTEALGAYGAGTGTGMHGGEHQQQPHQQSGSSSSEDDGQGGRRKKGMKEKIKERIPGMGRKDEQKQTSATSTPGQGQQQKGMMEKIKEKLPGGH